A part of Heliangelus exortis chromosome 3, bHelExo1.hap1, whole genome shotgun sequence genomic DNA contains:
- the MSGN1 gene encoding mesogenin-1 — protein MDKLHETLINMEDALGSEHSACLSSWDWKSTAGAFELHPVSSPHSLSPTPSFESYSSSPCPVVAETPYGSSGGGGGSLVGYSLVDFPPAYLPSPGQARLPKGTKVRMSAQRRRKASEREKLRMRTLADALHTLRNYLPPVYSQRGQPLTKIQTLKYTIKYISELTELLNSVKRA, from the coding sequence ATGGACAAACTTCACGAGACGTTGATAAACATGGAAGACGCTTTGGGTTCAGAGCACTCTGCCTGCTTATCATCCTGGGACTGGAAAAGCACCGCCGGGGCTTTCGAGCTGCACCCCGTCTCATCTCCTCACAGCTTATCCCCGACACCTTCCTTCGAGTCGTACTCCTCGTCCCCTTGCCCGGTGGTGGCAGAGACCCCCTACGggagcagcggcggcggcggtggcaGCCTGGTGGGCTACAGCCTGGTGGACTTTCCCCCTGCCTacctgcccagccctgggcaaGCTCGGTTACCCAAGGGCACCAAGGTGAGGATGTCTGCCCAGCGCAGGAGGAAGGCCAGCGAGAGGGAGAAGCTGAGGATGAGGACCCTGGCCGACGCGCTCCACACGCTGCGCAACTACCTGCCCCCCGTCTACAGCCAGAGGGGACAGCCCCTCACCAAAATACAAACCCTGAAGTACACCATCAAGTACATCAGTGAACTGACGGAGCTACTCAACAGCGTCAAGCGCGCGTAG